A stretch of the Aegilops tauschii subsp. strangulata cultivar AL8/78 chromosome 4, Aet v6.0, whole genome shotgun sequence genome encodes the following:
- the LOC109763378 gene encoding GDP-mannose transporter GONST3 isoform X2: protein MSNLSEPSKEDGSVEKTGAWNNTWSTLMRHASVYGVAAGYCLSASLLSIINKWAIMKFPYPGALTALQYLTSVAGVLLCGQLKLIEPDRLNLRTMWKFLPAAVMFYISIFTNSELLMHANVDTFIVFRSAVPIFVAIGETLYLHQPCPSFKTWLSLSTILGGSVIYVFTDNQFTLTAYSWAIAYLASMSIDFVYIKHVVMTIGLNTWGLVLYNNLEALLLFPLELLIMGEFNQMKVDSSKMTTNWLSFDVVLPVALSCLFGLSISFFGFSCRRAISATGFTVLGIVNKLLTVVINLLIWDKHASLVGTIGLLICMSGGVLYQQSTTKPKVPKIEPKEEDDEEGQNLLQVQPGHESNSSQKHSS, encoded by the coding sequence ATGTCTAATCTCTCAGAGCCCTCAAAAGAAGATGGTTCAGTCGAGAAAACTGGAGCTTGGAATAACACATGGAGCACTCTTATGCGCCACGCTTCAGTCTATGGTGTGGCTGCTGGTTATTGCCTGTCAGCATCTCTGCTCTCCATTATCAACAAATGGGCAATCATGAAGTTTCCCTACCCTGGAGCACTGACAGCTTTACAGTACCTCACTAGTGTTGCTGGAGTTCTCCTGTGTGGACAGCTAAAGCTTATTGAGCCTGATAGGCTGAATTTGAGGACCATGTGGAAGTTCTTACCTGCTGCTGTTATGTTCTACATCTCAATCTTCACAAACAGCGAGCTCCTGATGCATGCCAATGTGGACACTTTCATCGTGTTTCGGTCTGCTGTGCCGATATTTGTGGCCATTGGGGAGACACTTTACCTTCACCAACCATGCCCATCATTCAAGACATGGCTCTCACTTTCCACTATACTTGGTGGAAGTGTGATATATGTTTTCACAGATAACCAGTTCACCCTGACTGCTTACAGCTGGGCAATAGCCTATCTAGCGAGCATGTCTATTGACTTCGTGTACATCAAACACGTCGTCATGACCATCGGGTTGAACACATGGGGCCTTGTGCTCTACAACAACCTTGAGGCTCTGCTCTTGTTCCCCCTTGAGCTCCTTATAATGGGAGAGTTTAATCAGATGAAGGTGGACAGCTCCAAGATGACAACAAACTGGCTATCGTTCGACGTGGTCCTTCCTGTTGCTCTGTCATGCCTGTTCGGGTTATCAATATCCTTCTTTGGATTCTCCTGCAGACGGGCCATCTCTGCTACTGGATTTACGGTGCTCGGTATAGTGAACAAGCTCCTGACCGTCGTGATCAATCTGCTTATCTGGGACAAGCATGCGTCCCTTGTGGGGACAATTGGGCTCTTGATATGCATGTCTGGTGGTGTTCTCTACCAGCAATCGACCACAAAGCCCAAGGTGCCCAAGATCGAGCcaaaggaagaggacgatgaagAGGGGCAGAATTTGCTGCAGGTTCAGCCCGGGCATGAGAGCAACTCAAGTCAAAAGCATTCCTCCTGA
- the LOC109763378 gene encoding GDP-mannose transporter GONST3 isoform X1, with translation MAPARVGRFQMSNLSEPSKEDGSVEKTGAWNNTWSTLMRHASVYGVAAGYCLSASLLSIINKWAIMKFPYPGALTALQYLTSVAGVLLCGQLKLIEPDRLNLRTMWKFLPAAVMFYISIFTNSELLMHANVDTFIVFRSAVPIFVAIGETLYLHQPCPSFKTWLSLSTILGGSVIYVFTDNQFTLTAYSWAIAYLASMSIDFVYIKHVVMTIGLNTWGLVLYNNLEALLLFPLELLIMGEFNQMKVDSSKMTTNWLSFDVVLPVALSCLFGLSISFFGFSCRRAISATGFTVLGIVNKLLTVVINLLIWDKHASLVGTIGLLICMSGGVLYQQSTTKPKVPKIEPKEEDDEEGQNLLQVQPGHESNSSQKHSS, from the exons ATGGCTCCTGCTCGGGTTGGCCGGTTCCAG ATGTCTAATCTCTCAGAGCCCTCAAAAGAAGATGGTTCAGTCGAGAAAACTGGAGCTTGGAATAACACATGGAGCACTCTTATGCGCCACGCTTCAGTCTATGGTGTGGCTGCTGGTTATTGCCTGTCAGCATCTCTGCTCTCCATTATCAACAAATGGGCAATCATGAAGTTTCCCTACCCTGGAGCACTGACAGCTTTACAGTACCTCACTAGTGTTGCTGGAGTTCTCCTGTGTGGACAGCTAAAGCTTATTGAGCCTGATAGGCTGAATTTGAGGACCATGTGGAAGTTCTTACCTGCTGCTGTTATGTTCTACATCTCAATCTTCACAAACAGCGAGCTCCTGATGCATGCCAATGTGGACACTTTCATCGTGTTTCGGTCTGCTGTGCCGATATTTGTGGCCATTGGGGAGACACTTTACCTTCACCAACCATGCCCATCATTCAAGACATGGCTCTCACTTTCCACTATACTTGGTGGAAGTGTGATATATGTTTTCACAGATAACCAGTTCACCCTGACTGCTTACAGCTGGGCAATAGCCTATCTAGCGAGCATGTCTATTGACTTCGTGTACATCAAACACGTCGTCATGACCATCGGGTTGAACACATGGGGCCTTGTGCTCTACAACAACCTTGAGGCTCTGCTCTTGTTCCCCCTTGAGCTCCTTATAATGGGAGAGTTTAATCAGATGAAGGTGGACAGCTCCAAGATGACAACAAACTGGCTATCGTTCGACGTGGTCCTTCCTGTTGCTCTGTCATGCCTGTTCGGGTTATCAATATCCTTCTTTGGATTCTCCTGCAGACGGGCCATCTCTGCTACTGGATTTACGGTGCTCGGTATAGTGAACAAGCTCCTGACCGTCGTGATCAATCTGCTTATCTGGGACAAGCATGCGTCCCTTGTGGGGACAATTGGGCTCTTGATATGCATGTCTGGTGGTGTTCTCTACCAGCAATCGACCACAAAGCCCAAGGTGCCCAAGATCGAGCcaaaggaagaggacgatgaagAGGGGCAGAATTTGCTGCAGGTTCAGCCCGGGCATGAGAGCAACTCAAGTCAAAAGCATTCCTCCTGA
- the LOC109763380 gene encoding mitotic checkpoint protein BUB3.2: MSDAPGAAASAMGSGRELANPPSDGISNLRFSNHSDHLLVSSWDKTVRLYDAEASLLKGEFAHPGPVLDCCFHDDSSGFSAGADHTVRRLSFTSSKEDVLGRHDAPVRCVEYSYAAGQVITGSWDKTIKCWDPRGVSGPERTLVGTYAQPERVYSMSLVGNRLVVATAGRHVSIYDLRNMSQPEQKRESSLKYQTRCVRCFPNGTGYALSSVEGRVSMEFFDLSESAQSKKYAFKCHRKSESGRDTVYPVNAIAFHPIYGTFATGGHDGFVNVWDGTNKKRLYQYSKYASSIAALSFSKDGHLLAVASSYGYEEGEKPHEPDAIFIRGVNEVEVKPKPKALAAPQ, encoded by the exons ATGAGTGACGCACCCGGCGCAGCAGCCTCAGCTATGGGCAGTGGCAGGGAGCTCGCCAACCCGCCGTCGGACGGCATCTCCAACCTCCGCTTCTCCAACCACAGCGACCACCTCCTCGTTTCCTCCTGGGACAAG ACGGTTCGGCTGTACGACGCCGAGGCGAGCCTGCTCAAAGGGGAGTTCGCGCACCCCGGACCTGTGCTCGACTGCTGCTTCCACGACGACTCCTCCGGGTTTAGCGCTGGCGCCGACCACACCGTGCGGAG ATTATCATTTACTTCGTCAAAGGAGGATGTTCTGGGGCGTCATGATGCTCCAGTTCGCTGTGTGGAGTACTCTTATGCTGCAG GACAAGTCATAACTGGCAGCTGGGACAAGACAATTAAATGCTGGGATCCCAGAGGAGTTAGCGGACCAGAGCGTACACTTGTTGGGACATATGCTCAACCAGAGCGTGTATATTCTATGTCACTGGTAGGAAATAGGTTGGTTGTTGCAACAGCAGGAAGACATGTCAGTATTTATGATTTGCGCAATATGTCTCAACCTGAGCAAAAAAGGGAATCATCTTTGAAATATCAAACACGCTGCGTCCGATGTTTCCCAAACGGAACAG GGTATGCTCTAAGTTCTGTCGAAGGACGAGTGTCTATGGAGTTCTTCGACCTGTCTGAGTCTGCACAATCTAAAAA GTATGCTTTCAAGTGTCACCGGAAATCTGAGTCTGGCAGGGACACTGTTTATCCTGTCAATGCCATTGCATTCCATCCAAT ATACGGCACATTTGCCACTGGAGGCCATGATGGATTTGTGAATGTGTGGGATGGCACAAACAAGAAGAGATTGTATCAG TACTCAAAGTACGCGTCAAGCATTGCTGCTCTGTCGTTCAGCAAGGATGGGCATCTGCTTGCTGTGGCATCAAGCTATGGTTACGAAGAGGGAGAGAAACC CCACGAGCCTGATGCAATATTTATCCGTGGGGTGAATGAAGTGGAGGTTAAGCCGAAGCCCAAGGCATTGGCCGCACCCCAGTAG